AGAATAGCTTTAGGAGCCAGATCGCCGAGGCGTACTTCAACAAGTACGCGCCTAGGGGCTGGAGGGCTATCAGCGCTGGCTTAGCGCCCGCTGAGAAGGTACACCCTAACGCCGTGAGGCTCATGCTCGAGGAGGGGGTGGACATAGGCCATAAGAGGCCCCAGGCGCTGACGAAGGAGCACCAGGAGGAGGCGGACGTCGCAGTAATAGTGTGCAGCGGGGCGCTATGCCCACTAGTCTACGCGAAGCACGTCGAGGAGTGGGACGTCCCCGACCCAGCGGAGATGCCGCTCGAA
This genomic stretch from Candidatus Nezhaarchaeota archaeon harbors:
- a CDS encoding arsenate reductase ArsC, whose translation is MGTVLFVCVENSFRSQIAEAYFNKYAPRGWRAISAGLAPAEKVHPNAVRLMLEEGVDIGHKRPQALTKEHQEEADVAVIVCSGALCPLVYAKHVEEWDVPDPAEMPLEEARKVRDEIKRRVLDLLKRIEGEQAEG